In Cryptomeria japonica chromosome 10, Sugi_1.0, whole genome shotgun sequence, a genomic segment contains:
- the LOC131036709 gene encoding uncharacterized protein LOC131036709 yields the protein MEVKGSVKETRETVDVSLKELQYRLAEFARVRDWDQFHSPRNLLLALVGEVGELSEIFQWKGEVERGLPNWSSSDKDHLGEELSDVLLYLVRLADICALDLGQAALKKLAKNGQKYPVERCNNHADQQNIHVNAEDQYSNAYH from the exons ATGGAAGTGAAGGGATCTGTCAAAGAAACCAGAGAGACAGTGGACGTCTCCTTGAAAGAATTGCAATATAGGCTTGCTGAGTTTGCCAGAGTTAGAGATTGGGACCAGTTTCACAGCCCTAGAAATCTTCTTCTAGCACTT GTGGGAGAAGTAGGGGAGCTTTCAGAGATATTTCAGTGGAAAGGAGAAGTTGAAAGAGGGCTACCCAATTGGAGCAGTTCTGATAAAGACCATCTTGGAGAAGAGCTTTCAGATGTGTTATTGTATTTAGTTCGCCTGGCTGACATCTGTGCCCTGGATCTTGGGCAGGCTGCTCTTAAAAAGCTTGCCAAGAATGGGCAGAAGTACCCTGTGGAAAGATGTAATAATCATGCAGACCAGCAAAACATTCATgtgaatgctgaagatcaatatTCAAATGCTTATCATTAG